CTCGGCAGGCGTCGGCGGAGCGGGCCGCTGCGGCGGCGATGGTGGCCGAGGCGAAGGCGCGCGGGCTGGCGTTGACCGGCCCGGACGGCCTGTTGAAGCTCTTTACCAAGAATGTTCTGGAAACGGCGCTGAACGAGGAGATGACCGAGCACCTCGGGCACGACAAGAACCGGGCCGACCCCGGCCGGGAATCCACCAACGTGCGGAACGGGTCCCGCTCGAAGACGGTTCTCTCGGATGCCGCGGGTGACGTGGAGATCGACGTTCCGAGAGACAGGGCCAGCACTTTCGAGCCGCAGATCGTGAAGAAGCGTCAGCGGCGCCTCACAGATGTCGACGAGGTCGTACTGTCGCTGTATGCGAAAGGGATGACGACCGGGGAGGTTTCCGCACATTTCGCTGACATCTATGGGGCGTCAGTATCGAAGGAGACGGTCTCGCGGATCACCGACAAGGTCGTCGCCGAGATGAATGACTGGGTTGGTCGGCCGTTGGATTCGGTGTACGCCGCGGTGTTCATCGACGCTGTCCACGTCAAGGTCCGGGACGGGCAGGTCGCCAACCGGCCGGTCTACGCAGCCATCGGCGTCACCGTGGACGGCTGCAAGGACGTGCTGGGGCTGTGGATGGGCGTCGGCAGTGAGGGCGCGAAGTTCTGGATGAGCGTGCTGGTCGACCTGAAGAACCGCGGCGTGCGTGACGTGCTGTTCCTGGTCTGCGACGGCCTCAAAGGACTCCCGGAGGTCGTGGCCAACGTGTGGCCGCAAACCATTGTCCAAACCTGCGTCGTGCACCTGATCCGAAACACTTTCCGGCTGGTGGGTCGACAGGACTGGGACGCGGTGAAGCGCGACATCAAACCAATCTATGCCGCGCCCAACCCGAATGCAGCACTTATCGCTATGGATGAGCTCGACGAGAAATGGGGCCGTAAGTACGCGGCGATGATCCGGCTATGGCGCAACGCGTGGGAAGAGTTCGTGCCGTTCTTGGACTACGACGTCGAGATTCGAAGGGTGATCTGCTCTACGAATGCGATCGAATCGCTTAACGCCCGCTACCGGCGCGCGGTGCGGGCGCGTGGTCATTTCCCCACTGAGCAGGCTGCGATGAAATGCTTGTATCTTGTGACTCGCAGCCTGGACCCGACCGGGACGGGCCGCACGAGGTGGACGATGCGTTGGAAGCCCGTGATCAACGCGTTCGCCATCACGTTCGGTGACCGCTGGCCGGGAGCCGAGACCTACTGAGCAACGACGCCGAAACACCGATCACGAGACAGGCCCCATCCTGGTAGGGGTCGGCTGTCCGAGAGCCTTCGGTCTTCTGTCCGGAACTGTCTGAAAGATCGTGTGTGACGGTGATCCGGCAGGCTGGGGAGGGTTTCGTTCCAGCCGGGAGGGGATACCGTTGAACGGTCGCGGAGACGACCGTTGATCCAACAGAACCTGCCACCGGAATGCGACCGGGTAGGACGTGCGACTTGCTCGAGAGCTGATCGACGAGACGCGCCGGTCCGGGGCCTCGCTGGTCGGCCCGGACGGCCCGCTGGCCCCGGGGGGACCCCGCGGTTTTGCAGACCGCGCTGGACACCGAGATGACCGAGCACTTGGGCTGCGAGCACGGAGATCGTTCGGTTTCGCTCGTCGACAACCACCGCGATGGGAGTTCGCCGAAGACGGTGCGCATCGAGGTCGGGCCGGTCGAGCTGGAGGTCCCGCGGGACAGGACGGGGACCTTCGTCCCACAGATCGCGCCCGAGCGTCCCCCCGGCCGGGTGGGGGATTCGACGAGGCAGTCATTGAACTCTTTCCACTTGGCGTCAGCCAGCGAGGATGAGGGTCTGGATCGCGTTGACCAGCGCGGTGGTCCGCTGCGGGCAGCACCGGATCTTCCGCAGAATCTTCCAGCTCTTGAACATCGCGTTCGCGCGTTCACCGGGGCCGCGTTGCGCTGCGTGGGCGGCGTTGACCTCCCGCTGACTCGGTGAGAGCCGTCGGCGCTCGCCGGTGTCGCGATCGGCGGGTCGGCGTCGCTGTGGGAGGTGGAACATCGCACCGGCACCGCGGTATCCGCTGTCGGCGACCACCTGCACCCCGGCGACGGTGAGGGCGTCGATGATCCCGTGTTCGCGGGCGGCACCCATGTCATGCCGCGCACCGTGTCTCGTCCCGGGTTTGATGGAGACCATCAAGCCTGGAGGATGATCGACCGATGGCCGCCCCGAGGAAGTACCCCGACGAGCTGCGGGAGCGAGCGATCCGGCTCGTGTTGGACGCCAAGGCCGACCCGGCGTCCGCGGGCGGGAACATCTTCAAGCGCATCGGCGAGCAGCTGGGGATCAACCCGGAGACGCTGCGGGGCTGGGTCAAGCAGGTCGAGATCGACAACGGCACCAGGCCGGGCACGACCACCGACGACGCGACCCGGCTCGCAGAGCTCGAACGTGAGGTTCGGGAGTTGCGCCGGGCGAACGCCATTCTCAAGTCGGCTTCGGCTTTCTTCGCGGCGGAGCTCGACCGCCCCAGCAGGTAGTCCTCGACTATATCGAGGAGAACAAGACACAGTTCGGGGTCGAGCCGATCTGCGCGGTGTTGAAGGACGCCGGTGTTCCGATCGCCCCGTCCACTTTCCATGCGTCGAAGAAGCGACCGCCCTCGGCGCGGGCACTCACCGACGCCGAGACTTTGAAAGAGATCGAACGGGTGCATCGCGACAACTTCAGCGTCTACGGCAGCCGGAAGGTGTGGGCGGCGTTATGTCGGGAAGGCGGAGTAGGCGGCCGCCGGGTCGCTCGCTGCACCGTGGAACGACTGATGCGCCGCAACGGGCTCCGTGGAGTGTCCCGGCTGCGTGTGCCGCGCACCACGGTCCGAGCCAAGGGCGCGGACAGGCGCCCGGACCTGGTCGAACGGGACTTCACCGCACCCGCCCAGGACCGCCTGTGGGTCGCTGACATCACCTACATCCGCACGTTCTCTGGATGGGTGTACGCGGCTTTCGTGATGGACGTGTTCTCCCGACGGATCGTGGGCTGGCAGCTCTCTCGTAACCTGTACACCGATCTCGCGCTGGACGCGCTCAACATGGGGATCTGGACCCGGCAACGGGCGGGCGCGGACCTCTCCGAGTTGATACACCATTCGGATCGCGGAGTCCAATATGTCGCCGTGCGGTACGGCGAGCGACTCGCCGAAGTCGACGCTGTGGCTTCAGTCGGGTCGGTCGGCGATTCCTACGATAATGCGATGGCGGAGGCGTTCAACTCGCTGTTCAAGGCTGAACTCGTCCGCAACCGGGGCCCGTGGCGAGGCACCGACGACCTCGAGCTGGCCGTCGCCGAGTACATCGACTGGTACAACCACCGCCGCCTACACGGCGAGCTCGGCCTGATCCCGCCCGTTGAGCACGAGGCCCTGCACGCCGTCACAGAACCCGCCCGGCAACCCGCCGGAGCGTGAGAACCGAGCCTCTATCGAACCCGGGACTTGACACCGGGCAAACGCCGGCGACGCCCAGACCAGACGACCGGCCGGGTCGCTGATGACCTGCACGTTCATACCGTGGCACTTCCACTTCCCCGAGTAGTACGGGCGGTCGCGCCCCGAGGCCATGGCGACCCGGTCGATCCGCAGCAAGGTGCCGTCGAGGATCACG
This portion of the Pseudonocardia sp. HH130629-09 genome encodes:
- a CDS encoding IS256 family transposase, with the protein product MVAEAKARGLALTGPDGLLKLFTKNVLETALNEEMTEHLGHDKNRADPGRESTNVRNGSRSKTVLSDAAGDVEIDVPRDRASTFEPQIVKKRQRRLTDVDEVVLSLYAKGMTTGEVSAHFADIYGASVSKETVSRITDKVVAEMNDWVGRPLDSVYAAVFIDAVHVKVRDGQVANRPVYAAIGVTVDGCKDVLGLWMGVGSEGAKFWMSVLVDLKNRGVRDVLFLVCDGLKGLPEVVANVWPQTIVQTCVVHLIRNTFRLVGRQDWDAVKRDIKPIYAAPNPNAALIAMDELDEKWGRKYAAMIRLWRNAWEEFVPFLDYDVEIRRVICSTNAIESLNARYRRAVRARGHFPTEQAAMKCLYLVTRSLDPTGTGRTRWTMRWKPVINAFAITFGDRWPGAETY
- a CDS encoding transposase family protein, with product MGAAREHGIIDALTVAGVQVVADSGYRGAGAMFHLPQRRRPADRDTGERRRLSPSQREVNAAHAAQRGPGERANAMFKSWKILRKIRCCPQRTTALVNAIQTLILAG
- a CDS encoding IS3 family transposase (programmed frameshift); protein product: MAAPRKYPDELRERAIRLVLDAKADPASAGGNIFKRIGEQLGINPETLRGWVKQVEIDNGTRPGTTTDDATRLAELEREVRELRRANAILKSASGFLRGGARPPQQVVLDYIEENKTQFGVEPICAVLKDAGVPIAPSTFHASKKRPPSARALTDAETLKEIERVHRDNFSVYGSRKVWAALCREGGVGGRRVARCTVERLMRRNGLRGVSRLRVPRTTVRAKGADRRPDLVERDFTAPAQDRLWVADITYIRTFSGWVYAAFVMDVFSRRIVGWQLSRNLYTDLALDALNMGIWTRQRAGADLSELIHHSDRGVQYVAVRYGERLAEVDAVASVGSVGDSYDNAMAEAFNSLFKAELVRNRGPWRGTDDLELAVAEYIDWYNHRRLHGELGLIPPVEHEALHAVTEPARQPAGA